Within Micromonospora narathiwatensis, the genomic segment GCCCATGGCTAGATCACTCCGCTTCGGGTCTAGAGCATGCGACTAAAACGCCCTATTCAGACTCGCTTTCGCTACGGCTCCCCCACACGGGTTAACCTCGCCACATGCCACTAACTCGCAGGCTCATTCTTCAAAAGGCACGCCGTCACCCCGCAAGGCTCCGACGGATTGTAGGCGAACGGTTTCAGGTACTATTTCACTCCCCTCCCGGGGTACTTTTCACCATTCCCTCACGGTACTTGTCCGCTATCGGTCACCAGGAAGTATTTAGGCTTACCAGGTGGTCCTGGCAGATTCACGGCAGATTACAGGAGTCCGCCGCTACTCGGGAACACCCACAGAAGACCAGCCACTTTCACCTACCGGACTTTCACCGTCTACGGTCAGCCATTCCAGACTGTTCGACTAGCAACTGGCTTTGTAACTCCTCGAGTATGTGTCAGCACACTCAGCAGGGTCCCACAACCCCGACCACGCAACCCCTGACAGGTATCACACGCAGCCGGTTTAGCCTCAATCCGCTTTCGCTCGCCACTACTCACGGAATCACTGTTTGTTTTCTCTTCCTACGGGTACTGAGATGTTTCACTTCCCCGCGTTCCCCCCACACACCCTATGTGTTCAGGTGCGGGTGACTGGACATGACTCCAGCCGGGTTCCCCCATTCGGACACCCTGGGATCACAGCTTGGTTGACAGCTCCCCCAGGCCTATCGCGGCCTCCCACGTCCTTCATCGGCTCCTGGTGCCAAGGCATCCACCGTTCGCCCTTGACAACTTGACCACAAAGATGCTCGCGTCCACTGTGCAATTCTCAACAAACGACCAACCCACAACCCGAACAGTCCCACACCAGACCCGACAACCGCCGGCGGTATACGGAACCAGGCCATGCCTGGCAGCCTCCCAAGGAACTCACGCCTCAGGCTACGGCTCCGAAGAAAACAACCACACGGTTGTTCCTTCAGGACCCAACAGGGTGCTTACGCCCTCCCCAGCCGCACCATCAACCCGTTCCACACCAGAAAACTGGTCGTACTAGAGCCTCAGGCCGTTGCCGAGGAAAAACTGGCCAGTGTCTCCGCCTATGAGCACCCCGACCCGACATCCGCGGGCCGCGGGCTCCATACCGCCTTTCGACGGATGGTGCTCCTTAGAAAGGAGGTGATCCAGCCGCACCTTCCGGTACGGCTACCTTGTTACGACTTCGTCCCAATCGCCAGCCCCACCTTCGACGGCTCCCTCCACAAGGGTTGGGCCACCGGCTTCGGGTGTTGCCGACTTTCGTGACGTGACGGGCGGTGTGTACAAGGCCCGGGAACGTATTCACCGCAGCGTTGCTGATCTGCGATTACTAGCGACTCCGACTTCACGGGGTCGAGTTGCAGACCCCGATCCGAACTGAGACCGGCTTTTTGGGATTCGCTCCACCTCACGGTATCGCAGCCCATTGTACCGGCCATTGTAGCATGCGTGAAGCCCTGGACATAAGGGGCATGATGACTTGACGTCATCCCCACCTTCCTCCGAGTTGACCCCGGCAGTCTTCGATGAGTCCCCGCCATAACGCGCTGGCAACATCGAACGAGGGTTGCGCTCGTTGCGGGACTTAACCCAACATCTCACGACACGAGCTGACGACAGCCATGCACCACCTGTGACCGCCCCCGAAGGACCCCACATCTCTGCAGGTTTTGCGGCCATGTCAAACCCAGGTAAGGTTCTTCGCGTTGCATCGAATTAATCCGCATGCTCCGCCGCTTGTGCGGGCCCCCGTCAATTCCTTTGAGTTTTAGCCTTGCGGCCGTACTCCCCAGGCGGGGCGCTTAATGCGTTAGCTGCGGCACAGGGAACCGGAGAGGCCCCCCACACCTAGCGCCCAACGTTTACAGCGTGGACTACCAGGGTATCTAATCCTGTTCGCTCCCCACGCTTTCGCTCCTCAGCGTCAGTATCGGCCCAGAGACCCGCCTTCGCCACCGGTGTTCCTCCTGATATCTGCGCATTTCACCGCTACACCAGGAATTCCAGTCTCCCCTACCGAACTCTAGCCTGCCCGTATCGACTGCAGGCCCACGGTTGAGCCGTGGGTTTTCACAGTCGACGCGACAAGCCGCCTACGAGCTCTTTACGCCCAATAAATCCGGACAACGCTCGCGCCCTACGTCTTACCGCGGCTGCTGGCACGTAGTTGGCCGGCGCTTCTTCTGCAGGTACCGTCACTTACGCTTCGTCCCTGCTGAAAGAGGTTTACAACCCGAAGGCCGTCATCCCTCACGCGGCGTCGCTGCATCAGGCTTCCGCCCATTGTGCAATATTCCCCACTGCTGCCTCCCGTAGGAGTCTGGGCCGTGTCTCAGTCCCAGTGTGGCCGGTCGCCCTCTCAGGCCGGCTACCCGTCGTCGCCTTGGTAGGCCATCACCCCACCAACAAGCTGATAGGCCGCGAGCCCATCCCAGGCCGAAAAACTTTCCACCCAACACCATGCGGTGCCAGGTCCTATTCGGTATTAGCCCCGGTTTCCCGGGGTTATCCCAAAGCCTAGGGCAGGTTGCTCACGTGTTACTCACCCGTTCGCCGCTCGAGTACCCCGAAGGGCCTTTCCGCTCGACTTGCATGTGTTAAGCACGCCGCCAGCGTTCGTCCTGAGCCAGGATCAAACTCTCCAACAAAAACTTGTTGAACAATCATCCTGACAACAAAAAGTGTTGCCAAAGGAATCCCAACCAGCCAAACCTAAGTCCGACCAGTCCGGGGTATCAAACAAATTGGCACTGGCTTATCAAGCACCCTGTTGAGTTCTCAAAGAACAACCACACACCATCCGAAAGCCCCACACCGCAGGACCCCCATCCGGGGCATCTCGTTCAACCGCCCCCGCCGCTCTCGCGCCGGGCACTTTTACTACGTTACCTCCCCGTCTCCGCCGTGTCAAACCGTGTGTACCGGTCTGTCGTGCTTCGTACGGGTCAGCGTCCGGTGAACCTCGCGCAGCAGCGAACCGCCGCACTTGATCATCGGATTTGGCAGGCCGGCCGCCGCGATGACCGCGACTCGCCCGGTGCCCTGCCGGTCGACAACCTTACCCGGTCGGTTCCGCTCCGCCAAATCCGCCCTGCGGCGTTTCGGCGGGCCCCGCCCGGACCGTGTCGTTCAGGTGCTGTGCCCCTGTCCAACCCGGTGCCAGCCTCGGTTTCGGACCCTCGGGCTTTCGTCCCGTTTGCCCCGTTCCGCGCTGGCAGAGAGAAAGTTACGCGGCTTTGGGTTTGATCGTCAAATCCGCGGCGAGCGTCCCGCGTCACATCATCATCGCGGGGCTATCTTGCCTGTTCAACGGCGTGGAGCCCGGCACGAGGACCGGTGGCTCAGGCGCGGGGACGACCACGGGCCGCGAGCCAACCCCTGATCCCCAGCACACCGACGGCGGTGCCGATCGCCAACGAGGCAGCGATCAACAGCGCGTGCACCCAGAGAAAGCTGGTGGCCGCGCCCGCCCCGACCGTGCCGGTCGACCAGGAGCGCGGGTCGTTCCAGATGGCCACGGCGAACCTCGGCCAGATGACCCAGGTCCAGACTCCGACCGCGAACAGGAAGACCGACCAGCCACGCGACAGCACCATGGGTGGCCAGTATGCCAGCGGCAGCGCCGGCGAGCGTCCCGGCCGGCCCGTCGGCGCAGGTCAGCGAGGGGACGAGCGGGTGCCTCGCAGCCCGTCGGCCGCCCGGCCGGGTGAATCCCGGGGCGGCCGGAGAGTACTGCGATCCGTGAGCCGGGGCAGGAGTCGCGGTCATGCGGTCGCTCGCCGAAACGGGCGGGGACGAGCCCGGAATCGCATCGGCGTTTCCGTCCTCGGACGCGTGGGCACTGTTCCCGTCGTCTCGACGACGGCACCGGAGGTGGGTCATGCAGCCGTTCGATCCGTGGGTCTGGCGCGATCCTTCCGCCCTGGCTGGCGGCTACGACGGGAGCACGCCGGACGAGGTGCCGAGGCGGCGGCCGGAGGGCGGCGCCGACGACGGCCCCGATGCGCCCGGCCCGGGTACCCCGATCGACCTGACCGGCTACCGGGTGGCGGCGACCGACGGTCGGATCGGGTCGATCGACCAGGCGAGTCGGGAGGCCGGAGCCCGGTACCTGGTGGTCGACACCGGGCCGTGGATCTTCGGGAAGAAGGTGCTGCTGCCGGCCGGCACGGTGGCCCGGGTCGACCACCTGGAACGCGCGGTGTACGTGGACCGCACCCGGGAGCAGGTGAAGGACTCGCCGGCTTTCGACCCGGACGAGTTCGACCGGCCCGACTATCGGGAGCAGGTCGGCAGCTACTACACGGAGAGCTACCGGCAGGGCTGAGCAACGGACCTCGCGGCGGGCCGGACGCCGCGACGAGGGAACCAGGGGCGCCGACGGACGGCTACCCTGTGAGGCATGGTCCGGCCGAGCACCTGCGCCCCGGAGACCGTTGACGGTCTCCCGGCGGCTGCCGCTCCGGTCGTCCCGGCCCGTGTCGACGACGGTCGGGAGCAGATTCTCGACGTACTCCGTGCCGGTGGGTTGCGGTTCCGCGCCGGCGGGCGATGGCGGTTCGCGCTCTGAGCAGCCGATCCCACTGATCCGGGCACGCCCCGGGTCACCTTCCGCGCGCCCGCGCGTCCTTCCACCTGTTCTCGGCACGAAAGGCGTACCACCATGTCCGCAGCACGGATGCTCACCGGCGACCGCCCGACCGGGCGGCTGCACCTGGGCCACTACGTCGGCAGCATCGCCAACCGGGTAAGGCTCCACCGGCGGTACGAGAGCTTCTTCATCATCGCCGACCTGCACATGCTCACCACGAGGAACACCCGCGAGGACATCGAGCGGGTCTCCCGCAACGCCCGCGAGATGGTCACCGACGTCCTCGCCGCCGGCGTCGAGCCGGACCGGGCCACGTTCTACCTCCAGTCGGCGATCCCGGAGGTCGGCGACCTGAACACCCTCTTCCAGAACCTGGTCACGGTGCCCCGGCTGGAACGGGTCCCGTCGCTCAAGGAGATGAGCCGGGACGCCGGCAAGGAGGAGATGCCGTACGGCCTGCTCGGCTATCCCGTCCTCCAGGCCGCCGACATCCTCTGCGTGAAGGGGCAGGTCGTCCCGGTGGGGAAGGACAACGCCGCGCACGTCGAGGTGACCCGGGAGATCGCCCGGCGCTTCAACCACCTCTACGGCGAGGTCTTCCCGGTGCCCGAGATGATCATGTCGGAGACACCCACCCTGGTCGGCACGGACGGTCAGGGGAAGATGAGCAAGAGCAGGGGGAACGCCATCGCGCTCTCGGACGACCCGGCGACGGTGCGCCGCAAGGTGATGGGGATGTACACCGACCCGAACCGGGTGCGCGCCGACGTGCCCGGGACGGTGGAGGGTAACCCGGTCTTCGCGTACCACGACGTGTTCAACCCGGACCGGGCGAAGGTCGAGGAGTTGAAGGCCCGCTACCGGGTCGGCCGGGTCGGTGACGTCGAGGTCAAGGAGGAGCTGGCCGTCGCGCTCAACCGGTTCCTCGACCCGGTCCGCGAGCGGCGGGCCCGGTTCGAGGCGGCGAGCGGCCTGGTCGACGAGCTGATCTTCGAGGGCACCGAACGGACCCGGACCGAGGTGCGCCGAACCCTGGTCGAGGTCCGCCGGGCGATGGGCCTGACCAGCGCGTACACCCAGGTGCGACGGCGGGCCGAGCGGTACCGCAAGACCGTCGCCACGCCGGCCTGAGTCGCCGGGTACGACCGGACGCCGGCCCGGGTACGGCCTTGCGCCGCCCCCGGGCCGGCCGGATAGGCTGGCCGTATGACCTGTGCCCGCACCCTCGTGCCGACGTCCTGCGACGTGTCGGTCGGTGCGGAGCGACGCCGGCGGTCCCACGACCGCCTGCGCTGAGCACCTTTTCTCTTGCGACCGGCGGATCGAGCCGCCGGTCATCGCCGATCGTCCTCGGTCCGCCCGCATCCGAAGTCCGGAGATCCGCGCGAGGCGGATCCGAGCGAGATCGGCGTACCCATGGATCTGGAGAAACTGCTGACCGGCCGGCTGGCGCCGGCGTTCGAGACGGTGGCCGGCGTACCGGTGGACCCGGTCGTGCGGCGCTCCCAGCGCGCGGACTTCCAGTCCGACGCAGCGCTGGCGCTGGCCCGGCGGCTCGGCCGGCCACCGCGGTCGATCGCGGCGGAGGTGCTGGACCGCGCGCGGCTCGGTGACTTGTGCGCGGCGGAGGTGTCCGGGCCCGGTTTCATCAACCTGACCGTCGCCGACCCCGCCCTGGGCGGGCTGCTCTCCGCCCTGGCCGCCGACCCACGGCTCGGCGTGCCGCCGGCGGCCGAACCGGAGACCGTGGTGGTCGACTACTCGGGACCGAACGTGGCGAAGGAGATGCACGTCGGGCACCTGCGGTCGACGGTGATCGGCGACGCGGCGGCCCGGCTGCTGGAATGGCTGGGCCACCAGGTGGTCCGGGCCAACCACCTCGGCGACTGGGGGACGCCGTTCGGCATGTTGATCGAGCACCTGGTCGACCTGGGCGAGGCCGAGGCGGCGCAGGAGCTGTCCATGGGGGACCTGGACGCGTTCTACAAGGCGGCGCGGGCCAAGTTCGACGCGGACGAGGCGTTCCAGGAGCGGTCCCGGCGCCGGGTCGTGGCGTTGCAGGGCGGCGACGAGGCGACGCTGCGGCTGTGGCGGCTGCTGGTCGAGCAGTCCGAACGCTACTTCCTCACCGTGTACGACCTGCTCGACGTGACCCTGACCGAGCGGGACTTCCAGGGCGAGAGCAGCTACAACGGCCTGCTCGCCCCGGTGGTGGACGACCTCGACCGGCTCGGGCTGCTGCGGCAGAGCAACGGCGCCGCGTGCGTGTTCCCACCCGGTTCGGTCGGCCGGGACGGCGAGCCGCTGCCGCTGATCGTACGCAAGTCCGACGGCGGGTACGGCTACCCGGCCACCGACCTGGCGGCCGTCCGGCACCGGACCGGGTCACTGGGCGCGACCCGGCTGCTCTACGTGGTGGGGCTGCCGCAGCGGCGGCACTTCGAGATGGTGTACGCGGCGGCGGCGCAGGCCGGCTGGCTCATCCCACCGGCGCGGGCCGAGCACGTCGGGTTCGGCTCGATCCTCGGGCCGGACGGGCGGATGCTACGCAGCCGGGCCGGCGAGTCGGTGAAGCTGGTCGCCCTGCTGGAGGAGTCGGTGGCCCGGGCCACCGCGCTGGCCCGGGAGCGCAACCCGGAACTGGGCGAGGCGGAGGCGGCCGAGGTGGGCCGGGCGGTCGGCATCGGCGCGGTCAAGTACGCCGACCTGTCCAGCGACCGGCAGAAGGACTACGTGCTGGACTGGGAGCGGATGCTGTCGCTGGACGGCAACACCGCGCCCTACCTCCAGTACGCGTACTCCCGGATCCGGTCGATCTTCCGGCGGGCGGGGGTGGCGGCCCGGCCGGACGCGGCGATCTCGCTGGCCGAGCCGGCCGAGCGGGCACTCGCCATGGAACTGCTCGGCTTCGCCGGGGTGATCGCCGAGGTGGAGCGCAGCCTGGAGTTCCACCACCTGGCCAGCTACCTTCACCGGCTCGCCGTCGCGTTCAGCGCCTTCTACGAGCGCTGCCCGGTGCTGCGGTCCGACGGCCCCGTGCGGGAGAGTCGGCTGGTGCTCTGCGACCTGACCGCCCGGGTGCTGCGGCAGGGCCTGCACCTGCTCGGCATCCGCACCCCCGAACGGCTGTGACGCCGCCGGACCCCGGCACCTGACGTACGCGCAGGCCCGGGTCGCCGTACCCCGGTACGGCGACCCGGGGCGTTGCGCCCCTGCGGCGTTCGGGGTCGTCTTCGAGCCCAGCCAGGCATTGATCGGCTTGGTGATGTCCCGGCCGGTCCGCACGAACGCGCCGGGGCACTCGACCAGACTTAAATCCTCATAAAGGACTTCATGCTTCTGTTGCCTGCTGACCCGGGGATTGGTAGAAATCCACCGGCACCGGGCCGATCGCCCGTGCCGCCGGAAACTCTGCATCGCGGAGACCGCCGGAGCCAACAGCGCAGCGGGTCGCGAAGTCGGAGGTGGCATGGACGGGCCCAGCACGAGCCGGCCGCCGCTCCGCGCCGCGGGCCTGGCCGCCCGGCCCGCTCGCCGCGGCGGCGCGCGGGGACTCGCCGTCGGCGCAGCCGTGATCGCGGTCATCGTCGCGGCCTTCACGCCGTACGGCAGGGCCGCCATCGCCGGGTCCTTCTCGTTCCTGGAGTTCTTCACCGGCGTGTTCAGCCTGGTCGGCCTCTCGATCACGGTGATGATCGGGTTGGCCGCGACCGACCGGCTGCTCCTGCTGATCCGCCACCGGA encodes:
- a CDS encoding SCO4848 family membrane protein, which gives rise to MVLSRGWSVFLFAVGVWTWVIWPRFAVAIWNDPRSWSTGTVGAGAATSFLWVHALLIAASLAIGTAVGVLGIRGWLAARGRPRA
- the argS gene encoding arginine--tRNA ligase, yielding MDLEKLLTGRLAPAFETVAGVPVDPVVRRSQRADFQSDAALALARRLGRPPRSIAAEVLDRARLGDLCAAEVSGPGFINLTVADPALGGLLSALAADPRLGVPPAAEPETVVVDYSGPNVAKEMHVGHLRSTVIGDAAARLLEWLGHQVVRANHLGDWGTPFGMLIEHLVDLGEAEAAQELSMGDLDAFYKAARAKFDADEAFQERSRRRVVALQGGDEATLRLWRLLVEQSERYFLTVYDLLDVTLTERDFQGESSYNGLLAPVVDDLDRLGLLRQSNGAACVFPPGSVGRDGEPLPLIVRKSDGGYGYPATDLAAVRHRTGSLGATRLLYVVGLPQRRHFEMVYAAAAQAGWLIPPARAEHVGFGSILGPDGRMLRSRAGESVKLVALLEESVARATALARERNPELGEAEAAEVGRAVGIGAVKYADLSSDRQKDYVLDWERMLSLDGNTAPYLQYAYSRIRSIFRRAGVAARPDAAISLAEPAERALAMELLGFAGVIAEVERSLEFHHLASYLHRLAVAFSAFYERCPVLRSDGPVRESRLVLCDLTARVLRQGLHLLGIRTPERL
- the trpS gene encoding tryptophan--tRNA ligase — protein: MSAARMLTGDRPTGRLHLGHYVGSIANRVRLHRRYESFFIIADLHMLTTRNTREDIERVSRNAREMVTDVLAAGVEPDRATFYLQSAIPEVGDLNTLFQNLVTVPRLERVPSLKEMSRDAGKEEMPYGLLGYPVLQAADILCVKGQVVPVGKDNAAHVEVTREIARRFNHLYGEVFPVPEMIMSETPTLVGTDGQGKMSKSRGNAIALSDDPATVRRKVMGMYTDPNRVRADVPGTVEGNPVFAYHDVFNPDRAKVEELKARYRVGRVGDVEVKEELAVALNRFLDPVRERRARFEAASGLVDELIFEGTERTRTEVRRTLVEVRRAMGLTSAYTQVRRRAERYRKTVATPA
- a CDS encoding PRC-barrel domain-containing protein, which codes for MQPFDPWVWRDPSALAGGYDGSTPDEVPRRRPEGGADDGPDAPGPGTPIDLTGYRVAATDGRIGSIDQASREAGARYLVVDTGPWIFGKKVLLPAGTVARVDHLERAVYVDRTREQVKDSPAFDPDEFDRPDYREQVGSYYTESYRQG